The Lysinibacter cavernae genome has a window encoding:
- a CDS encoding TIGR04028 family ABC transporter substrate-binding protein — protein MAACSSSAPEKSDSAAAGEPKTGGTAVYLEQQTYTNLYPPAAGFYPNGGIVNNITDRLVYQDPETLEFEPWIATEWEVNDTATEYTFTIRDGVTFSDGSKLDADAVAKNFDLYGKGNTDKALTISEAINNYDHSEVVDPTTVKFFFSKPSPGFLQATSTINSGLLSPKTLDLDLEGFGAGNGTDIIGSGPFTITDEKIGTELTLTARDDYDWAPPSAEHQGRAYVDAVQFIVTPEDSVRVGSLIAGQADIVRAVEAQDEKQVEDAGLTVYAPQTNGVNNALNLRFGNKLLSDIKVRQALIAGIDREEVINTIYTKNYPLATSTLSKTAKGYVDESATLTYDPTKAEALLDEAGWKVGSDGIREKDGTKLTLVVNEAAPQPRSFEALTLISQQLAKIGVDLQILKADAGTYAKAILDQDQVQIYHSMVGRADLDVIKSQYYSANRNVLQNLNSNTGEIADPQLETLLEAVASEPDPAKRLENDKAVQDYLAEQAYVIPLFEEPQVYSAANWVQGLGFESVARPTFYNVWLDK, from the coding sequence ATGGCTGCTTGCTCGTCGAGTGCTCCAGAGAAGTCGGATTCAGCCGCGGCTGGCGAACCAAAGACCGGCGGAACCGCCGTCTACCTCGAGCAGCAGACCTACACGAACCTGTATCCACCGGCCGCGGGCTTCTACCCCAACGGTGGAATCGTGAACAACATCACGGACCGCCTCGTCTACCAAGACCCAGAGACGCTCGAGTTCGAGCCGTGGATCGCAACGGAATGGGAAGTTAACGACACCGCAACCGAGTACACCTTCACCATTCGTGACGGCGTGACGTTCTCTGACGGTAGCAAGCTTGACGCCGACGCCGTTGCCAAGAACTTCGACCTCTACGGCAAGGGCAACACCGATAAGGCACTGACCATCTCGGAGGCCATCAACAACTACGACCACAGCGAGGTTGTAGACCCGACAACGGTCAAGTTCTTCTTCAGCAAGCCTTCACCAGGTTTCCTGCAGGCGACCTCAACCATCAACTCAGGCCTGCTCTCGCCGAAGACGCTCGACCTCGATCTTGAAGGCTTTGGCGCAGGCAACGGGACCGACATCATCGGCAGCGGCCCCTTCACAATCACCGACGAGAAGATCGGCACCGAGCTCACGCTCACGGCCCGCGACGACTACGACTGGGCTCCCCCATCGGCAGAGCACCAGGGCCGCGCCTACGTTGACGCGGTGCAGTTCATCGTGACTCCTGAGGACAGCGTCCGCGTCGGCTCACTCATCGCCGGCCAGGCCGACATCGTTCGCGCCGTAGAAGCGCAGGATGAGAAGCAAGTTGAGGATGCTGGACTCACCGTCTACGCCCCGCAGACCAACGGCGTCAACAACGCCCTCAACCTGCGGTTTGGCAACAAGCTGCTCTCCGACATCAAGGTTCGCCAGGCGCTCATTGCTGGCATCGACCGCGAAGAAGTCATCAACACGATCTACACGAAGAACTATCCGCTCGCCACGTCAACGCTCAGCAAGACGGCAAAGGGATACGTTGACGAATCGGCGACGCTCACCTACGACCCGACCAAAGCCGAGGCGCTCCTCGACGAGGCCGGCTGGAAGGTTGGCAGCGATGGCATCCGCGAGAAGGATGGCACCAAGCTCACGCTTGTTGTCAACGAGGCTGCACCCCAGCCACGCTCCTTCGAGGCGCTGACGCTTATCAGCCAGCAGCTCGCAAAGATCGGCGTTGACCTGCAGATCCTGAAGGCAGACGCCGGAACATATGCAAAGGCCATCCTCGATCAGGACCAGGTGCAGATCTACCACTCGATGGTTGGACGCGCCGACCTCGACGTGATCAAGAGCCAGTACTACTCGGCAAACCGCAACGTGCTGCAGAACCTGAACTCGAACACGGGCGAGATCGCAGACCCGCAGCTCGAGACCCTGCTCGAAGCGGTGGCTTCTGAGCCAGACCCCGCAAAGCGCCTCGAGAACGACAAGGCAGTTCAGGATTACCTGGCCGAGCAGGCCTACGTGATCCCACTGTTCGAGGAGCCACAGGTCTACAGCGCCGCCAACTGGGTGCAGGGACTTGGCTTCGAGTCGGTAGCCCGCCCAACGTTCTACAACGTGTGGCTCGACAAGTAA
- a CDS encoding nucleoside hydrolase: MMTKKIILDCDPGHDDAIAILLAHGNPEIELLAVTTVVGNQTLPKVTRNALAVARIAGITGVPFAAGADRPLVRTIENAPDIHGESGMDGPVLPEPSIELDSRHAVDLIIDTIMAHEPGEITLVPTGGLTNIALAARKEPRIVERVKEVVLMGGGYHVGNWSAVAEFNIKIDPEAAHIVFNESWPVVMVGLDLTHQALATPEVVEKVQAVGTKPAQFVVELLEFFGITYKDAQGFDSPPVHDPCAVAYVIDPTIVQTVKVPIDIELTGTLTLGMTVADFRAPAPDDCTTWAATTLDADRFWDLIIDALNNIGEVEL; this comes from the coding sequence ATGATGACGAAGAAGATAATCCTCGATTGCGACCCAGGTCACGACGATGCCATCGCCATTCTGCTTGCTCACGGAAACCCCGAGATCGAGCTGCTTGCCGTGACAACCGTTGTGGGCAACCAGACGCTGCCAAAGGTGACGCGGAATGCGCTTGCCGTTGCGCGCATTGCAGGCATCACTGGCGTGCCGTTTGCCGCAGGTGCTGACCGCCCGCTGGTCCGCACGATCGAGAACGCCCCGGATATCCATGGCGAATCCGGCATGGACGGTCCCGTCCTCCCAGAGCCGTCGATTGAGCTGGATAGCCGTCACGCCGTCGACCTCATCATCGACACGATCATGGCCCACGAGCCGGGCGAGATTACCCTCGTCCCCACCGGTGGCCTCACGAACATTGCCCTCGCCGCCCGCAAGGAGCCTCGCATCGTTGAGCGGGTCAAAGAGGTTGTGCTTATGGGCGGTGGCTACCACGTAGGAAACTGGTCGGCCGTCGCCGAGTTCAACATCAAGATTGACCCGGAAGCCGCGCACATCGTGTTTAACGAGTCCTGGCCAGTTGTGATGGTCGGACTCGACCTCACGCACCAGGCCCTCGCAACCCCTGAGGTAGTTGAGAAGGTGCAGGCGGTTGGTACCAAGCCTGCCCAATTTGTCGTTGAGTTGCTTGAGTTCTTTGGCATCACCTATAAGGATGCTCAGGGCTTCGACTCACCGCCCGTTCACGACCCCTGCGCGGTTGCGTACGTCATCGATCCCACGATTGTGCAGACCGTCAAGGTGCCAATCGACATCGAGCTCACGGGAACCCTCACGCTTGGCATGACCGTCGCGGACTTCCGCGCACCCGCTCCTGACGATTGCACGACGTGGGCAGCAACGACCCTCGACGCCGACCGTTTCTGGGACCTCATTATCGATGCCCTCAACAACATTGGCGAGGTCGAACTGTGA
- a CDS encoding ABC transporter permease, whose amino-acid sequence MGYIARRLGQAIIVLFIAFTGAFLLLQALPGDALLIKFENPELGLSQEQIAAVRETYGANIPLPVQFWHTFTGFLSGDFGYSVQSGTAVRVLLAEVLPATLLLAGVGFVVAVFVAVSIAFLSTFTRFAWIRGVLRSLPSLFVSVPVFWLGIILIQVFSFRLGLIPVINPSPVQALILPVLTLAVPISAPLAQILTRSIDDISTQPFIAVVTAKGASRSWVLFRNVAKNALLPTLTIAGILFGELIAGAVVTETVFGRAGLGRLTEQAVANQDTPVLMAVVLVAALVFVIVNLIVDLLYPVLDPRLKRKVGANA is encoded by the coding sequence ATGGGCTACATCGCACGCCGACTTGGGCAGGCCATCATTGTGCTCTTCATTGCGTTCACGGGAGCGTTCCTCCTGCTGCAGGCGCTGCCGGGCGACGCCCTGCTCATCAAGTTTGAAAACCCGGAGCTCGGGCTCTCGCAAGAACAGATCGCGGCCGTCAGGGAGACCTACGGAGCGAACATCCCACTTCCCGTGCAGTTCTGGCACACGTTTACCGGTTTCCTGAGCGGCGACTTCGGATACTCGGTGCAGAGCGGGACGGCCGTTCGGGTACTGCTCGCCGAGGTGCTACCGGCGACCCTGCTGCTCGCAGGAGTCGGTTTTGTTGTTGCGGTCTTTGTTGCCGTATCCATCGCGTTCCTCTCAACATTCACCCGGTTCGCCTGGATTCGCGGGGTGCTTCGCTCGCTCCCCTCGCTGTTTGTGTCGGTTCCCGTGTTTTGGCTCGGCATCATCCTCATCCAGGTGTTTTCGTTCCGGCTTGGGTTGATCCCCGTCATCAACCCATCTCCAGTGCAGGCACTCATCCTGCCCGTACTGACCCTCGCCGTGCCTATCTCGGCACCGCTCGCACAGATCCTCACCCGAAGCATTGACGACATCTCAACGCAGCCATTCATCGCAGTTGTCACGGCAAAGGGCGCGTCTCGATCGTGGGTACTCTTCCGCAACGTTGCCAAAAACGCGCTGCTGCCAACGCTGACCATCGCGGGCATCCTGTTTGGTGAACTCATCGCCGGCGCGGTTGTGACCGAAACGGTGTTTGGCCGAGCTGGCCTTGGCCGTCTCACGGAGCAGGCCGTTGCGAATCAGGACACCCCGGTGCTCATGGCCGTAGTGCTCGTCGCCGCGCTCGTCTTTGTCATCGTCAACCTCATCGTTGACCTGCTGTATCCAGTGCTCGATCCCCGCCTCAAACGGAAGGTTGGTGCCAACGCATGA
- the mgtE gene encoding magnesium transporter, whose protein sequence is MDELIRVENELNQAISAGDLLQASRLLDELNPREVTEVIERSPRAKAAVTYRLLSKSRALEVFEMLDPAVQGDLVHALRDDEVTGLFSELDPDDRAQLVDELPASVAQRLMLGLSAKDRAITTAILGYRSGSVGRRMSPEYVHAHPWYTAARTLDDVRAKAADAETIYTIPVTNDVKRLVGIVSLREVLASDPDATIGELMSEPEYALATDSAEEAARTCADHEYLALPIVDSETRLLGILTVDDAHQILRDAEAEDVARAGGSEPLRRPYLSTSIFSIARSRVVWLLVLAVSALLTVQVLEIFEATLEQKVVLALFIPLLTGTGGNTGSQAATTITRALAVGDVRTSDVWLVLLREVRVGTMLGLLLGSLGFVLAALVYDVPTGAVIGLTLLCVCAMAATVGGAMPLLAKTIHVDPAVFSTPFITTFCDATGLLIYFTIAKAILQI, encoded by the coding sequence ATGGATGAGCTCATCCGTGTTGAAAACGAATTGAATCAGGCGATTTCGGCTGGCGATTTGCTGCAGGCCTCCCGGTTGCTCGACGAGCTCAACCCGCGCGAAGTGACCGAGGTCATTGAACGCTCGCCGCGTGCAAAAGCGGCCGTCACCTACCGGCTGCTCTCAAAGTCGCGGGCACTCGAAGTGTTTGAGATGCTCGACCCGGCGGTGCAGGGCGACCTCGTGCACGCGCTGAGGGATGACGAAGTCACCGGCCTGTTCAGCGAGCTGGACCCGGATGACCGTGCCCAGCTGGTTGACGAGCTGCCGGCATCCGTTGCCCAGCGACTCATGCTTGGGCTTTCGGCAAAGGATCGGGCGATTACCACCGCGATCCTCGGCTATCGATCCGGGTCGGTCGGTCGGCGGATGAGCCCGGAATACGTGCATGCGCACCCCTGGTACACCGCCGCGCGCACTCTCGATGACGTGCGCGCAAAAGCTGCCGACGCGGAGACGATCTATACGATCCCGGTGACAAACGATGTGAAACGGCTCGTTGGCATCGTGAGCCTTCGCGAAGTGCTCGCGAGCGATCCGGACGCGACGATTGGTGAGCTCATGAGCGAGCCGGAGTACGCGCTCGCAACAGACTCGGCTGAGGAAGCCGCCCGAACGTGCGCCGACCACGAATACCTCGCCCTGCCAATTGTGGATAGCGAAACCCGACTGCTCGGCATCCTGACTGTTGACGATGCCCACCAGATCCTTCGTGACGCCGAGGCGGAGGATGTTGCGCGCGCCGGCGGGAGCGAGCCGCTGCGCCGCCCCTACCTGTCGACCTCGATCTTCTCCATCGCGAGGTCGCGCGTGGTGTGGCTGCTGGTGCTTGCGGTTTCCGCGCTGCTGACCGTCCAGGTGCTCGAAATCTTTGAGGCCACGCTTGAGCAAAAGGTTGTGCTTGCGCTGTTCATCCCGCTGCTCACGGGCACGGGAGGGAATACCGGCTCGCAGGCGGCGACCACTATTACCAGGGCGCTTGCTGTCGGCGACGTGCGCACGAGTGACGTGTGGCTTGTCCTGCTGCGTGAGGTGCGGGTTGGCACGATGCTTGGGCTCTTGCTTGGGTCCCTTGGATTTGTGCTTGCGGCGCTTGTGTACGACGTGCCAACGGGCGCGGTCATTGGCCTCACGCTGCTGTGTGTGTGTGCGATGGCGGCAACGGTTGGCGGCGCGATGCCGCTGCTTGCGAAGACGATCCACGTTGACCCCGCGGTGTTCTCGACCCCGTTCATCACGACGTTCTGTGACGCGACGGGCCTGCTCATCTACTTCACGATCGCGAAGGCAATCCTGCAGATCTAA
- a CDS encoding LacI family DNA-binding transcriptional regulator, protein MPETPATSRRATHVTAAMVAARAGTSVATVSLVVNDKTKGRVSDENIERVRQAITDLNYIVDHAASSLARGTSNIILLVTPDVSNPFFGRVISGIQAEIGDRYQLLLSTTGEGQIPTAASVNQLTALRPAGLLIDAPNDAFLRDLPRETAVVLLDAPGDEDQAATVNFDLKSGVHDLVEHLHELGHRQIAYIAGRTGTETFLLRRRLLEESAAARGMVIHSADNSDSLINLDRAAEAFTTSWPEWHARGVTAVVCATDTHAYGALQAAINLGLRVPEDVAITGFDNLPYSTITSPPLTTVSLPGKELGRVSAQQLLAQIEGREVDLHPVLPARLIRRASTLGLSAN, encoded by the coding sequence GTGCCAGAAACCCCCGCAACCAGCAGACGAGCCACCCATGTGACGGCCGCCATGGTCGCTGCCCGCGCGGGAACATCCGTGGCCACCGTCTCGCTCGTGGTCAACGACAAGACCAAAGGCCGGGTTTCTGACGAAAACATCGAGCGAGTTCGCCAGGCAATCACCGATCTCAACTACATCGTTGACCACGCGGCAAGCTCGCTCGCCAGGGGAACAAGCAACATCATCCTGCTCGTGACCCCCGACGTCTCTAACCCCTTCTTTGGCCGAGTCATCTCCGGTATCCAGGCCGAGATCGGCGACCGCTACCAGCTGCTGCTCTCAACCACAGGCGAGGGGCAGATTCCCACCGCGGCAAGCGTCAACCAGCTCACCGCGTTGCGCCCGGCAGGCCTGCTCATCGATGCACCCAACGACGCCTTTCTGCGCGATCTTCCCCGCGAAACAGCGGTTGTGCTGCTGGATGCGCCCGGCGACGAAGACCAAGCGGCCACCGTCAACTTTGACCTCAAAAGCGGCGTGCACGACCTCGTGGAGCACTTGCACGAGCTCGGACATCGGCAGATCGCGTACATCGCTGGACGCACGGGAACCGAGACGTTCTTGCTTCGCCGCCGCCTGCTTGAAGAATCCGCGGCCGCAAGGGGCATGGTCATCCACTCGGCGGATAATTCGGACAGCCTCATTAACCTCGACCGCGCCGCAGAGGCATTCACCACGTCTTGGCCGGAGTGGCATGCACGCGGCGTGACCGCCGTGGTCTGCGCCACGGATACCCACGCCTACGGGGCGCTCCAAGCCGCGATCAACCTTGGTCTTCGCGTGCCAGAGGATGTCGCAATCACCGGCTTCGACAATCTGCCGTATTCGACTATCACGTCGCCGCCACTGACAACTGTTTCCTTGCCTGGCAAGGAGTTGGGCCGAGTCAGTGCCCAGCAGCTATTGGCTCAGATCGAGGGCCGCGAGGTTGACCTGCATCCGGTGCTGCCAGCCCGCCTCATCCGCCGCGCATCCACGCTCGGCCTATCCGCCAACTAG
- a CDS encoding MFS transporter → MTALLAACVAFQLNASMLSPALVSMARELNTDDATIGLSQTMFFTTAALFSLFLPRLSDIAGRKRVLAGMLIVMLVGTVVAALAVNVEMLFIGRIIQGVSGPVVPITLLMLRAEITDPKRYGAMMGLITAVNGGIAGVDALAGGWLVTNHGFRSVFWVMAVVAAIAIVMVLVWASESRPSKGTKMDWWGVLPLVVSVAALLTAFNEAGKLGAANWISVGISVVVAVVAFVIFWMLENRINEPLIPTKYLRRRSTWALLLTTLLTMTGIFAVVNGMVMSIAQNPEAGFGMEADLASLLFLTPYALVGWLVGPFAGRLAPTFGYLNVLRFGLVGSIIATAVMAFVGVHSLPVLIAATVLIGATYAGIGNIMLNGLGIVLSPADNPGFLPGLNAGAFNLGAGLSFVALPALQVLGSPAGSDSTTGYSNAMLLGAGITAVALVLSFLIPKPVGAEVGTASAKASV, encoded by the coding sequence ATGACGGCGCTGCTCGCCGCGTGTGTTGCGTTCCAGCTGAACGCAAGCATGCTGAGCCCCGCGCTTGTTTCGATGGCCCGCGAGCTGAACACCGATGATGCCACGATTGGTCTCTCGCAGACCATGTTCTTCACAACGGCGGCGCTGTTCTCGCTGTTCCTTCCGCGACTGAGCGATATTGCTGGGCGCAAGCGCGTCCTCGCAGGCATGCTCATCGTGATGCTTGTCGGTACGGTTGTTGCGGCCCTCGCCGTCAACGTTGAGATGCTGTTTATCGGCCGTATTATCCAGGGTGTTTCAGGCCCGGTTGTGCCGATCACGCTGCTTATGCTGCGCGCCGAGATCACCGATCCGAAGCGTTACGGCGCGATGATGGGCCTCATTACCGCCGTCAACGGTGGCATTGCCGGCGTGGATGCGCTTGCTGGCGGATGGCTCGTGACGAACCACGGCTTCCGCTCGGTGTTCTGGGTCATGGCTGTTGTTGCAGCCATCGCTATCGTCATGGTCTTGGTCTGGGCATCCGAGTCACGGCCTTCGAAGGGCACCAAGATGGACTGGTGGGGCGTGCTCCCGCTGGTGGTCTCGGTGGCCGCGCTGCTCACCGCCTTTAACGAGGCGGGCAAGCTCGGCGCAGCCAACTGGATCAGCGTTGGCATCAGCGTTGTTGTTGCGGTTGTTGCCTTCGTGATCTTCTGGATGCTCGAGAACCGCATCAACGAGCCGCTCATCCCGACCAAGTACCTGCGTCGCCGCAGCACCTGGGCGCTCCTCCTCACCACGTTGCTCACGATGACGGGAATCTTCGCGGTCGTCAACGGCATGGTTATGTCCATTGCGCAGAACCCAGAGGCTGGTTTTGGGATGGAGGCCGACCTCGCGTCGCTGCTGTTCCTCACGCCCTACGCCCTCGTTGGATGGCTTGTTGGGCCGTTTGCCGGCCGCCTCGCGCCAACGTTTGGCTACCTGAACGTGCTGCGCTTCGGGCTTGTCGGAAGCATCATTGCGACCGCCGTCATGGCCTTTGTGGGCGTGCACTCGCTTCCGGTGCTCATCGCAGCAACCGTGCTGATTGGTGCGACCTACGCTGGTATCGGAAATATCATGCTCAACGGCCTCGGCATTGTGCTGTCACCAGCAGACAACCCTGGCTTCCTTCCCGGTCTGAACGCCGGTGCGTTCAACCTTGGCGCCGGGCTGAGCTTCGTTGCGCTCCCTGCGCTGCAGGTGCTCGGCTCGCCAGCTGGCAGCGACTCAACGACTGGCTACAGCAACGCAATGTTGCTTGGTGCCGGTATTACGGCCGTTGCGCTTGTGCTGTCGTTCCTCATCCCGAAGCCCGTTGGGGCCGAGGTCGGAACCGCGTCGGCCAAGGCATCGGTATAG
- a CDS encoding exodeoxyribonuclease III — translation MRIATWNVNSVRARVDRIVDWLVREDVDVLGMQEIKCRPDQFPRAQFEAAGYHLEIHGLNQWNGVAFASKHEMTDVTTTFEGMPGFGEPVQPTLDGSGPAVDANNIPLEARAMGVTVDGLRLWSLYVPNGRSLDHAHYAYKLEWLKALRTNTERWLTENPQLRLALMGDWNIAPTDADMGDPSFTPGVSTHVSVPEREMFASFEGLVGDAVRPFAPEGFTFWDYKQLRFPRDEGMRIDFIMASEAFRDQVVDAHIDRNERKGDAPSDHVPVVVDLDLTLSDEEYEDDDMPMIFG, via the coding sequence GTGCGTATTGCTACCTGGAATGTGAACTCTGTCCGTGCCCGTGTTGACCGAATTGTCGACTGGCTTGTTCGTGAAGACGTTGACGTCTTGGGGATGCAGGAGATCAAGTGCAGGCCCGACCAATTTCCGCGCGCGCAGTTCGAGGCCGCCGGATACCACCTCGAAATCCACGGACTCAACCAGTGGAACGGCGTCGCCTTCGCCAGCAAGCACGAGATGACGGATGTCACCACCACGTTCGAGGGCATGCCCGGCTTCGGCGAGCCAGTGCAGCCAACACTCGACGGAAGCGGACCGGCGGTGGATGCCAACAACATCCCCCTCGAAGCCCGCGCCATGGGCGTCACGGTTGACGGCCTCCGCCTCTGGAGCCTCTACGTGCCAAACGGCCGCTCGCTCGACCACGCACACTACGCCTATAAGCTCGAGTGGCTGAAGGCCCTTCGCACCAACACCGAGCGCTGGCTGACCGAGAACCCGCAACTGCGCCTCGCGCTCATGGGCGACTGGAATATTGCGCCGACCGACGCCGACATGGGCGACCCATCCTTCACCCCTGGCGTTTCAACGCACGTGTCCGTTCCCGAGCGCGAAATGTTCGCGAGCTTCGAGGGCCTGGTTGGGGATGCTGTGCGCCCCTTCGCCCCAGAGGGCTTCACTTTCTGGGACTATAAGCAGCTGCGTTTCCCACGCGACGAGGGCATGCGCATCGACTTCATCATGGCCTCAGAGGCGTTCCGCGATCAGGTCGTTGATGCCCACATTGACCGCAACGAGCGCAAGGGCGACGCCCCCAGCGACCACGTTCCCGTTGTAGTCGACCTCGACCTGACCCTAAGCGACGAAGAGTACGAGGACGACGACATGCCCATGATCTTCGGCTAA
- a CDS encoding ABC transporter permease: MTSSITSAAEIAALETPPPAEPAVQRALNSRPPKQRKSLKVRLRRLQPTLILAFIIIAVVLAWAIAPGFFTQYNPIQGNAADALQAPSWAHLFGTDATGRDMFSRTVYGAVHSLTGAVVAVTVGLVLGTLIGVVAGSVGGAIDDILMRLVDVLLAIPALLLALSIIILLGFGTTNAAFAVGITSVAAFARLARSEVVKVRRSDYVEAAFGSGGRYFAVLARHVLPNSLTPVLAFAALQFGTAILAISTLGFLGYGAPPPTPEWGLMIAEGRNYVATAWWLTTLPGLVVVLVVVSANRISAFLARRR, encoded by the coding sequence ATGACCTCAAGCATTACGTCGGCCGCCGAAATCGCCGCCCTCGAAACCCCACCACCAGCCGAGCCCGCCGTGCAGCGCGCGCTCAACAGCCGCCCGCCAAAACAGCGCAAGTCGCTCAAGGTAAGGCTCCGTCGGCTGCAGCCGACACTTATCCTCGCGTTCATCATCATCGCCGTTGTGCTCGCCTGGGCGATTGCCCCGGGCTTCTTTACGCAGTACAACCCGATTCAGGGCAATGCGGCAGACGCGCTGCAGGCACCAAGCTGGGCGCACCTGTTTGGCACGGATGCCACCGGTCGCGACATGTTCTCTCGCACGGTCTACGGCGCGGTCCACTCGCTCACCGGCGCGGTTGTCGCCGTGACGGTTGGTCTTGTCCTCGGCACGCTCATCGGCGTTGTGGCCGGCTCCGTCGGGGGCGCGATTGACGACATCCTCATGCGCCTCGTGGATGTGCTGCTCGCCATCCCAGCCCTGCTGCTTGCCCTCAGCATCATTATCCTGCTCGGATTTGGCACAACCAATGCCGCTTTTGCGGTTGGTATTACGAGCGTCGCGGCGTTTGCCCGCCTTGCCCGTTCAGAGGTGGTCAAGGTGCGCCGCAGCGACTACGTCGAGGCGGCATTTGGCAGCGGCGGACGCTACTTTGCGGTTCTCGCCCGCCACGTACTCCCCAACTCGCTTACCCCGGTCCTCGCGTTTGCGGCGCTGCAGTTTGGCACGGCCATCCTCGCAATCTCAACACTCGGCTTCCTTGGCTACGGCGCCCCACCCCCAACGCCAGAGTGGGGCCTCATGATCGCAGAAGGCCGCAACTACGTGGCAACCGCGTGGTGGCTCACGACCCTTCCAGGCCTCGTTGTGGTGCTCGTAGTGGTTTCGGCAAACAGAATTAGCGCATTTCTTGCGCGCAGGAGGTAA
- a CDS encoding PfkB family carbohydrate kinase → MQTSDPSRILVVGSLNADLVVRTERFPKAGETLHGSELSIIPGGKGANQAVAAGRLGARVSMVGAVGADSNGELLLDSLVAAGVDLEHVDRLESVATGTAVITVDAAGENTIIVSAGANGKLGQDDVAGAFDSLSDVGVLCLCLEVGIDTVLAAARRAHSAGAQVLCNLSPYGPVPDELLQLTDVLLLNEHEAAHLAGVSSASGDWDAVAASLRAKGIDRAVITMGAAGAVVIDGASAIETVPSPRVTAVDTTGCGDAFMGSLALRLAEGASLAEAAAFAATVGSYAATGYGAQASYPDRKQLAEFVAG, encoded by the coding sequence GTGCAGACCTCTGACCCATCACGAATTCTTGTGGTTGGCTCGCTCAACGCCGACCTCGTTGTGCGCACCGAACGGTTCCCCAAGGCAGGGGAGACCCTGCACGGTTCGGAACTCTCCATCATCCCCGGCGGTAAGGGCGCAAACCAGGCGGTTGCCGCCGGTCGCCTCGGGGCGCGGGTGAGCATGGTTGGCGCTGTTGGCGCCGATTCAAACGGTGAACTGCTGCTCGACTCGCTTGTCGCCGCTGGTGTAGACCTTGAGCACGTTGATCGGCTCGAAAGCGTCGCAACCGGCACCGCCGTCATCACGGTTGATGCCGCCGGCGAAAATACGATCATCGTTTCTGCCGGTGCAAACGGGAAGCTTGGTCAGGATGACGTTGCCGGTGCCTTCGACTCCCTCTCGGATGTTGGCGTGCTCTGCCTCTGCCTCGAAGTTGGCATCGACACGGTTCTTGCCGCCGCGCGCCGGGCTCATTCGGCTGGCGCGCAGGTGCTCTGCAACCTCTCGCCCTACGGGCCGGTTCCCGACGAGCTCCTGCAGCTCACCGATGTCCTCCTGCTCAACGAGCACGAGGCCGCGCATCTTGCTGGCGTCTCGTCGGCATCCGGCGACTGGGATGCCGTAGCCGCCTCGCTCCGCGCGAAGGGCATCGACCGAGCCGTCATCACGATGGGCGCTGCCGGGGCCGTAGTGATTGACGGAGCATCCGCTATCGAAACCGTCCCCTCGCCCCGCGTCACCGCAGTTGACACCACGGGCTGCGGCGACGCGTTCATGGGCTCACTTGCGCTCCGCCTTGCCGAGGGCGCCTCGCTCGCCGAGGCAGCTGCCTTCGCGGCAACGGTTGGCAGCTACGCGGCGACGGGATACGGCGCGCAGGCCTCATACCCCGACCGCAAGCAGCTCGCGGAGTTTGTTGCGGGGTAG